A single window of Salvia splendens isolate huo1 chromosome 8, SspV2, whole genome shotgun sequence DNA harbors:
- the LOC121743774 gene encoding oleosin L-like, translating to MADQHYAQFQSRPHYSSPTPRSHQMVKAATAVTAGGSLLVLSGLTLAATVIALTLATPLLVIFSPVLVPAAIAMFMLAGGFLASGGFGVAALSVLSWIYKYMTGKHPVGADQLDTVRTKLASKARDMKDRVDHNVSVAQSS from the coding sequence ATGGCTGATCAACACTACGCTCAATTCCAATCCCGGCCCCACTACTCTTCGCCGACGCCGCGGAGCCACCAGATGGTCAAGGCCGCCACCGCCGTCACCGCCGGCGGATCCCTCCTCGTCCTCTCTGGACTCACCCTCGCCGCCACCGTCATCGCCCTCACCCTCGCCACGCCGCTCCTTGTCATCTTCAGCCCCGTGCTCGTGCCCGCCGCCATAGCCATGTTCATGCTGGCCGGGGGGTTCCTGGCCTCGGGCGGGTTCGGGGTGGCCGCCCTCAGCGTGCTGTCGTGGATCTACAAGTACATGACCGGGAAGCACCCGGTCGGGGCCGACCAGCTCGACACCGTACGCACGAAGCTCGCGAGCAAGGCCAGGGACATGAAGGACAGGGTGGACCATAATGTGTCCGTTGCGCAAAGCTCTTGA